CGTTCGTCTGGTCGATCTCCAGCTGCTGGTCCTGGATGATGAACTCGGCGATCAACCGGACCCGTTCCGGGACGCTGCCCTTGGCGAGCAGGGTCCGGCTCATCGCCACCGCCTGCTCGTGATGCAGCACCATCATCTGCGCGTAGTGCACGTCGACCCCGGACGGCCGCGCCTCGGTCTCGGCGGCGACGGCCGGTTTCTGCTCCGGCGCGTGGCCGCCGCGCAGCAGGACCGCGGCGACGCCGGCGACCAGCAGGACCAGTGCCGCGGCCAGACGACGGAGATTCACGATCAAACCCTTCTTCGCGTACGCCCAGGGCCCGGTGACGTGGTCACCGGGCCGAGTGCGGTCTAGTTCTCGCTCTGGTTGCCGTTGCGGCCGGCGAGTCCGGCCGGAGTCAGCGGGTTCATCTCGGTGAAGTCCCGCGGCACCATCTCGAAGCCCTGCCAGTGCAGCGGCATCGGGCTCTGGTCCTCGTCGCGCGGCACGTGGTGGAAGCCGACCCGCACCCAGGCCACCGGGTCGGTCAGCGTCTCCTTGTTCTTGACGAAGTCCACGACCGTCTGGATGTTCAGCGGGCACTCCGGGTCGGAGGCGTTGTCGCTGGCCCACTTCTCGCAGGCGTTCTTCTGCGAGAACGTGATGTCCGGCTTGGTCTCCGGGTGCCCCTCGTACCGGTCACCGCCGGTGGTCACCACCTCGTACGACCGCTGGTGCCCGTCCGCGTTCTTGCTGGTCGGGCTGACCACCCGCCACCACCGCTGGTTCACCTTGCTGAAGGTGCCCTCCTTGGCGATCGCGGTCTTCGTGGTCTTCAGCTTCGCGGCCACGGTGCCCCGGCCGTCGGTGGTGGTGTCGTACTGCTCGACCTTCTCACCGCCCTTGCCGGCGATGTTGAAGTCGACCCGCCAGAACGCGTTGTGGTAGTGCATCGTCGAGTAGTCGCGAGCGGCCTTGCCGATCGGCCAGCCGGTGCTGCTGGTCGAGTACTCGCTCGGGGCCAGGTCGCCGGTGGCGCCGAGGCGGGCCGAGATCTGCCCGTCGTCGTGCAGGCGGTACTCGGTGACGTACTCGTACCAGCCGAGCTTGCTGATCGTCCGCAGCACCAGGTCGTGGCCCTGCTGCGAGTAGACCTTCTCGGTGCTCTGGTCGGTGTTCGGGTCGTACTCGTAGTCGTGCAGCCGGTAGGCCAGGCCGCGCGGCTCGGCGCTGACGCAGAGCACCTTGCGCTGCTCGGGCTCGCCACCGCCGTCCGAGCCGGTCCGGATCGAGCCGCCCTTGCAGTCGTCGCCGGTCAGCGTCTCCATGCCGTAGCCGCCCATGCCGATGGCGGTGAGGTCGTTGTACTCGGTGTCACCGGTGTCGTAGGGCACGTTGAGCTGCGCGAGCCGGATCGAGTCGAGTACCTGCACCGCCTGCGGGTACTTCTTGGTGCTGATGAAGACGTGGTCCAGGACCAGGCCGGCCTTGTCGTTGATCCGCCAGCAGAGCTGCCAGGTCGTCCCGTTGGGCAGGGTTTCCTTGACCATCGCCGAGGAGCCGCACGGCGTGGTCGCCGCGGGCGCCGCCTGCGCGGTGGCCGGCACGGTCGCCGCCAGCGTGGCCGCGGTCAGGAGCGCGGCGGCGCCGGCGATCATTCGGTACGTCATGCTGCTGCGAACCCCGTTCACTTGAGGCGGGCGACCTTGCGCCCGGACAGGTCGACGACGAGGTCGGTCACGTTGATGAAGTGGCCGTCCGCGGTCTTCACGATGAGTTGCACACACCGGCTCTTGCCGCACTGGCTCGCGCCCTGGTCGGCGGGCTTGGCGGTGTAGATGTGCGCGATCGGCTCCAGGCCGGTCGTACCGTCAAGGGTCTTGCCGGTGGCCTTGTGGTAGGCCTCCTTGAAGTCGGCGCTGAGCGGGTCGGCGACCAGCAGCTCGAGCGCGACCTTGGCCTCCTGCGGGGACGCCGGCGGCTGCATGCCGGTCGCCGCGTAGGACTTGACGAGCTTGCCGGTCGTGAGGTCGATGACCTGCTTGTAGAGCTTCTCGGTCTTGTAGTCGTAGTAGTAGAGCTCGGCCTGCCGGCTGCCGTCCGCGTCGAGCTCGGCGGCCAGGTACTCCGGGCCGGTCTTGCCGGTGACGTCCTCGGCGCTCGCGGCCAGTGCCGGAGTGACCGCGGCGGCCCGGGCCTTGTCGACCTCGCTGGTGGTCAGCGGGTCACTGCCGGTGCCCGAGGCGGCCTCGGGCACCGGGCTCGGGTCCGAGACCCGTGCCTGCTCGGCCGTCGGCGCCGCGGTCGGCGATGTGCTGGGTGCGGCGTTCGCCTGCCAGGAGGCGATGGCGAAGGAGCTCACCGCGGTGATCGTCGCGATGCCCAGGCCCCAGCCCCATTTTCGGTACCGATCCACTGTTGGCATTCCTCCCCGTCGCTTGGTGATGCGCGGAGGACACTCCCAAGTGGAACGTAAAATTTTCGTAAGGGAGCCTCTGAACAGGCAGTTAACCATTCCCGATTGATCGATGTTCTGTTAACAATTTTGCCGGTGCAACCGTTCCGCACCCGATTCGGTCCCCGCACGGAAACCGCCGCCGGGTGTCATATCAGGCCATGAGTAGCCGGTTGATGCGGTGTTATATGGTCGTCGCGGCGATCGGTCTGGCCGGTTTTCTGGCCGTGCCCGACGACAGCACGCTCCAGCTGATCTGGCAGGTCGGGTGCGGCTGGTTCGCGGCCGCGATGATCGCCGTCGGGGTCCGCCGGACCCGGTCCGCCATGGCCGCGTCGTGGTGGCTGTTCGCGCTGGGCGTGGCCGGCAACTCGGGCGGCATCCTGGTCGAGTACATCCTGACCCGCACCCAGCTCAACCCCGGGTTCCCGTCCTGGGCCGACGCCGCCTACCTGTCGCTGTACCCGGCCGTGGCCGCGGGCATGTTCCTGCTGATCCGCCGGCGCGCCGCACACCGGGACTGGTCGAGCCTCGTCGACGCGACCACGCTGACCACCGGCGTCGGCCTGCTGGCCTGGGTGTTCATGGTCAAGCCGGCCGCCTCCGACCCGACGATCGGCCTCCTCGGGCACATCGTCAGCGTCGCCTACCCGCTCGGTGACGTGGTGCTGCTGGCCATGACCGTGCGGCTGCTGCTCAGCGGCGGGCGGCACAACGGGTCGTTCCGGCTGGTGTCGGCCGCGCTGATCTGCTTCCTGGCCGGCGACGGCACCTGGGCGGTGATCAACCAGATGGCCTGGGAGCCGGGCCCGATGGCGCACCGGGTGCTCGCCGACGTCTTCCTCGCCGGCTACCTGCTGTTCGGCGCGGCGGCCGTGCACCAGGACGCCCGCTCGCTGGCCCGGACCGTGGCGCCGCGCCCGGCCCGGATCAGCCGGCCGCTGCTGGCCGCCCTGACGTTCGCCTCGCTGATCGGTCCCGGTCTGCTGATCGTGCAGGCCACCCAGCACCGGGTGACCGACGTGCTCTCCATCGCGGTGGGGTGCGCCGCCCTGTTCCTGCTCGTGGTCACCCGCATGTCGCAGCTGCTCACCCAGCTCGACGTGCAGACCGAGAAGGCACGCGAGCTGGCCGTCACCGACGAGCTGACCGGCCTGCCGAACCGCCGGGCGTGGAACACCGAGCTGCCCCGCGGGATCGAGCGGGCGCGGCGCAGCGGCTCCCCGGTGACCGTCGCGGTGATCGACATCGACCATTTCAAGAAGTTCAACGACGCGTACGGGCACCCGGCCGGTGACCGCCTGCTCAAGGAGGCGGCGGCGGCGTGGCTGGCACAGTCCCGCGAGGTCGACCACCTGGCCCGTTACGGCGGCGAGGAGTTCGTGCTGATGCTGCCGGACGCCACCGTCGACCAGGCCCGCGAGATCGTCGACCGGATGCGGCTGGCGACGCCGCTGGGCCAGACGTTCTCGGCCGGCGTGGCGCAGTGGGACGGCACCGAGACCTCCGACGAACTGACCGCTCGTGCCGACTCGGCGCTCTATGTCGCCAAGGCCGACGGCCGGAACCGGATCGCGGTGCCGGTCCAGTAGTCAGGGTGCTTCCCGGGCCGACCGGGATCTCGCACGGTCAGACGGCCGCGCCGGCGAGCCGGCGCGGCCGTCGCGGCTTTCGCGCTGAGCCGACCTGGAGCCGGGCGCTCACGTGCGCGGCGCTCCTGCGGGGGCGTCGGGCGATGGCCCCACCATGAGACACCGGACTGGTCGCGACGACGCCACACCGGATTACGGCGGCGCCGTGCCGTCAAGCGACCGCGGCCAGTCGGAACGCGCCCTTGCCCGCGCACTTGGCCTCATACATCGCCTGGTCCGCGGTGTGCAGCAGGGCCAGCGCGTCCCGGCTCGCGTCGAGGGAGACCGCGCCGCCCACGCTGGCACGGACCCGCGCCTCGGCGCCATCGGCGAGCGGGCACGGCTGGTCGAGAGCCCGGACCACCCGATCCGCCACCGCGGCGAGGTCATCGGCGCCGCACCGGGCGATCAGCACCGCGAACTCGTCGCCGCCGAGCCGGGCGACCACGTCGGCCGGGCCGACGCAGCCGCGCAGCCGCTCGGCGCTCTGCACCAGCACCGCGTCACCGGCGGCATGCCCGTGGGTGTCGTTGACCGGCTTGAAGTCGTCGAGATCGATCAGCAGGACACCGACCGGGGTGTCGAGGTCGCCGAGCGCGTCGTCGAGGCGGTCGAGGAACTGCGCGCGATTGGCCAGGCCGGTGAGGTTGTCGGTGAACGCCATGGTGTGCAGCCGGGCGGCCAGCGCGTCCCGTTCGACCAGGAGTTCCTCGTTCGAGACGAAGGAGATGAGCTGCCGGGCCACCACGACGCCGGTGATGGCCGCCAGGCCGGCGACGGCCGTCCAGGTGCACGGGCCGGAGCCTCTGACCACCAGGCTGACCACCAGCAGCGCGAAGGTGAGCCACAGCGCCCCGTAGGGCAGCATGCTGAACGACCGCTTGCGGCTCGTGCCGTGACGTTGCTTTCCGGCGCTGCCCGACCGGTACTGGCCCCAGGCGGCGGTCATCAGCAACGCGTGCGAAGCCACGGTCATCGTGAAGATGACGCCGGGACGCCCGGCGGCCACCAGATTCGGGCCGAGCGCGCGGGCGATGGCCTCCACGACGGCGGCGAACGGGCCGATGACACCGATGTGCCAGTTGAACGGGGCGACGTTGCTCAGATACAACCGCCCGATGGTGAACGCTGTCATGATCGCCACGACCGGCCCGGCGATCACGGTGGCGAGGTCGTCCGCCATGATCGTCTGCTGGTCGCTGGCCGACGTCACGCTCCAGTAGACGCCGTACGTGCCGGCGGCGATCACCACGGTTGCCAGGTCCAGCAGGTAGCAGATCCGTTCCCGGGCCGATCGGTGCGGGATCGGATAGGAGAGCACCACGGCCGTCAGCCCCAGGCAGCCGAGGGCCAGCGCCGTCGTCCGGGCCGGCCCGGTGCCGGTCAGGGCGGGCAGGCTCAGCGGGCTGACGATCGCGGTGACCACCTGGGCCCACTCGCCGGCACCGAACACGGCGGCCGCGATCGCCAGCGCCGACCAGAACCGGCGCTGCTGGTTGCTCGGGTCCATCTGCCGGCTGGCCCGGAAGGCGAAGTACGACATCGAGGAGGCGAAGACCGCGACTGCCAGCCAGCAGCAGACCACCTGGAACCGCAGCCCGGCGGTGGTCACGTTGAACCAGCAGGCCAGCACCACGGCGACCACGGCCGCGGCGGCGGGCACCGCCGTCCCGGCCCGAAGCTGGGGATTCACGTCGTGGCCCATGCCACCTCCGATCGCTCCTATCGACAGCTCACCAGCAGCGCTGAGGCGCCCCGGCCGGGTTCACGCGACCGCGGCCCGGCGCTGGCCGGCGAGCAGCTCGGTGATCCGGTCCGCCTCCATCGGCCTGCCCAGGTGGTAACCCTGCCCGGTGGTGTAGCCCAGCCGGCGCAGCTGCCGTACCTGCTCCTCGTTCTCGATGCCCTCGGCGACCGCCTCCAGGCCGAGCGCGCCGGCCAGTTGCCGCACCGCGCGGGCCACGGCCTGCCGTGCGTCGGTCTCGGGCGTGCCGGGCCGGCCCACCTCGATGCCGTCGACGAACGACTTGTCGAGCTTGACCATGGCGGCGGGAAACGCGCGGAGCAGGCTCAGCGACGACTCGCCGGTGCCGAAATCGTCGAGCGCCAGTCGTACGCCGAGATCGTGCACCTCGTGCAGGACCTGTGACACTCGCGGGCCGCGCAGCACGGCCGACTCGGTCAGCTCCAGGACCAGCCGCTCGGCCGGCAGCCCGCTGTCCGCCAGCGCCGCCCGGACGTCGGCGACGAAGTCGGGGTCGTGCAGCTGCCGGACCGAGACGTTGGGTTCCACCTTCTCCAGGGCGTCGGGGCCGAACTCGGTGAGCCAGGCCGCCGCCTGCCGGCAGGTCTCGCGCAGCACGAACCGGCCCAGCGGCACGATGAGACCGGTGCGTTCGGCCGCCGGGATGAACTCGAGCGGCGGGATCATGCCGCGCTGCGGGTGGTGCCAGCGCACCAGCGCCTCGACGCCGATCACGCGACGGTCCCGCAGGTCGACGATGGGCTGGTACAGCAGGCGGAACTCGCCGGCGTCGAGTGCCCGGCGCAGGTCGCCGCCGAGCCGGGCGTCGGCGTACACGGGCTGTTCCAGGTCCGTGGTGAACCGCACCCAGTTGCCCTTGCCGCGCTGTTTCGCGGTGTGGACCGCCATGTCCGCCTCGCGGAGCAGGCCACCCACCGGAGCACCGGCCGGCGCCGTCGCGATGCCCACGCTGGCGTGCACCAGCAACCCGTGCTCGCTGATCGGGACCTGGATCGCGGTGATGACGCGCTGCGCCACGAGGTCCGCGGTGCCGGCCGGACCGGCGACCAGGACGGCGAACTCGTCCCCGCCCAGGCGCGCCACCCTGCCGTCGTCCCCGACCGCACCGCACAACGTCTCGGCGAAGGCGACGAGCAGCACGTCACCGACGTCGTGCCCGAGCGAGTCGTTGACGGCCTTGAAGTCGTCGACGTCGACCAGCAGCACCTCGACGTCGCCGGTGTGCAGCGCCGCGTCCAGCCAGTCCCGGAAGAGCACGCGGTTCGCCAGGCCGGTCAGCGGATCATGGGTGGCTTCGTAGCGCAGGCGCAGCTCGGAGGCCTGCCGGTCACGCAGCAGACGGGTGTTCTCCCGGATCACCAGGTACTGCCGGATCATGACCAGCGCGATGACCAGGACCGCGATCGCGGCGACGACGAGGGGCGACGCGGCAGTCCCGCGCGCGAGCGCGTCCACCACCGGCACCTGGACCGCCGCCACCGCCAGGTATGGCAGCCAGGTGTTCGGCCGGCGCGACGAGCTACCGGTGGTGACCTGCTGCCGGTAGGCGGCGAACGTGACGAGCACCGGGACGACCGGCAGAACCACGGCCTGGGTCACGATCGGCCAGTCGGAACCGGCTTCGATCGCGAGCAGCGCCACCACAGCCCCGGTCAGCCCGGTCGCCGCGAGCAGCCGCACCGCGATCCGGTCCACCGGGCCGCCGCCGATGTAGGAGACCTTCGTGATGCTGGCCGCCGCCAGCACGAACGCCATCAGGACCATCGCCGTGAGCGGGAGGTCCCGCGGCCCGGAGCGGTAGATCAGCGGAACCAGCCCGAAGTGGTACAGCACGGCGGCGCAGCCGAGGAAGGCGATGGCGCGATCGAGCCACTGCCGGCCCAGCTCCTGCCGGCTGGTGACGCCCAGCGGCACCCGCGCCACCGCGTAGATCGCGGCGAACACGCCGGCGCAGACGCAGAAGGTCGCGGGGACCGGCATCTCCGGGTAGGCCGGGCTGCTCCGGACCGCCGCGACGGCCAGCAGGCCGTACCCGGCGGTGAGGAACGCGCAGGCGCCGGACAGCCGCATCCAGAAACGCCGGGCCGCCGGTGCCCGCTGACCGCCGCGCACCACGTTCATGGTCGCGAAGGCGGCGATCGCCATGCCGGCGGGCACGAACAGGTAGGCGGCCGGCCGGGGACCGGCGCCGGCGGCGCACCACCAGGCGAACCACGCGGTGCCGGCCAGCAGGACGCCGATCGTTGCGCCGAGATGGCGCCACGGCGCTGGGGCGACGTTCCTCATGCCAG
Above is a genomic segment from Actinoplanes ianthinogenes containing:
- a CDS encoding DUF305 domain-containing protein, with product MNLRRLAAALVLLVAGVAAVLLRGGHAPEQKPAVAAETEARPSGVDVHYAQMMVLHHEQAVAMSRTLLAKGSVPERVRLIAEFIIQDQQLEIDQTNEWLTAWDEPAAGPAGSGAEHGMLSAAQLGDLDRADARKAPAVFLRLMIEHHRGAITMSRSLLAGPEGNAYIHSLAKHVVNEQTAENDAMAALL
- a CDS encoding primary-amine oxidase, with product MTYRMIAGAAALLTAATLAATVPATAQAAPAATTPCGSSAMVKETLPNGTTWQLCWRINDKAGLVLDHVFISTKKYPQAVQVLDSIRLAQLNVPYDTGDTEYNDLTAIGMGGYGMETLTGDDCKGGSIRTGSDGGGEPEQRKVLCVSAEPRGLAYRLHDYEYDPNTDQSTEKVYSQQGHDLVLRTISKLGWYEYVTEYRLHDDGQISARLGATGDLAPSEYSTSSTGWPIGKAARDYSTMHYHNAFWRVDFNIAGKGGEKVEQYDTTTDGRGTVAAKLKTTKTAIAKEGTFSKVNQRWWRVVSPTSKNADGHQRSYEVVTTGGDRYEGHPETKPDITFSQKNACEKWASDNASDPECPLNIQTVVDFVKNKETLTDPVAWVRVGFHHVPRDEDQSPMPLHWQGFEMVPRDFTEMNPLTPAGLAGRNGNQSEN
- a CDS encoding GGDEF domain-containing protein — protein: MSSRLMRCYMVVAAIGLAGFLAVPDDSTLQLIWQVGCGWFAAAMIAVGVRRTRSAMAASWWLFALGVAGNSGGILVEYILTRTQLNPGFPSWADAAYLSLYPAVAAGMFLLIRRRAAHRDWSSLVDATTLTTGVGLLAWVFMVKPAASDPTIGLLGHIVSVAYPLGDVVLLAMTVRLLLSGGRHNGSFRLVSAALICFLAGDGTWAVINQMAWEPGPMAHRVLADVFLAGYLLFGAAAVHQDARSLARTVAPRPARISRPLLAALTFASLIGPGLLIVQATQHRVTDVLSIAVGCAALFLLVVTRMSQLLTQLDVQTEKARELAVTDELTGLPNRRAWNTELPRGIERARRSGSPVTVAVIDIDHFKKFNDAYGHPAGDRLLKEAAAAWLAQSREVDHLARYGGEEFVLMLPDATVDQAREIVDRMRLATPLGQTFSAGVAQWDGTETSDELTARADSALYVAKADGRNRIAVPVQ
- a CDS encoding GGDEF domain-containing protein, with translation MNPQLRAGTAVPAAAAVVAVVLACWFNVTTAGLRFQVVCCWLAVAVFASSMSYFAFRASRQMDPSNQQRRFWSALAIAAAVFGAGEWAQVVTAIVSPLSLPALTGTGPARTTALALGCLGLTAVVLSYPIPHRSARERICYLLDLATVVIAAGTYGVYWSVTSASDQQTIMADDLATVIAGPVVAIMTAFTIGRLYLSNVAPFNWHIGVIGPFAAVVEAIARALGPNLVAAGRPGVIFTMTVASHALLMTAAWGQYRSGSAGKQRHGTSRKRSFSMLPYGALWLTFALLVVSLVVRGSGPCTWTAVAGLAAITGVVVARQLISFVSNEELLVERDALAARLHTMAFTDNLTGLANRAQFLDRLDDALGDLDTPVGVLLIDLDDFKPVNDTHGHAAGDAVLVQSAERLRGCVGPADVVARLGGDEFAVLIARCGADDLAAVADRVVRALDQPCPLADGAEARVRASVGGAVSLDASRDALALLHTADQAMYEAKCAGKGAFRLAAVA
- a CDS encoding putative bifunctional diguanylate cyclase/phosphodiesterase; translated protein: MRNVAPAPWRHLGATIGVLLAGTAWFAWWCAAGAGPRPAAYLFVPAGMAIAAFATMNVVRGGQRAPAARRFWMRLSGACAFLTAGYGLLAVAAVRSSPAYPEMPVPATFCVCAGVFAAIYAVARVPLGVTSRQELGRQWLDRAIAFLGCAAVLYHFGLVPLIYRSGPRDLPLTAMVLMAFVLAAASITKVSYIGGGPVDRIAVRLLAATGLTGAVVALLAIEAGSDWPIVTQAVVLPVVPVLVTFAAYRQQVTTGSSSRRPNTWLPYLAVAAVQVPVVDALARGTAASPLVVAAIAVLVIALVMIRQYLVIRENTRLLRDRQASELRLRYEATHDPLTGLANRVLFRDWLDAALHTGDVEVLLVDVDDFKAVNDSLGHDVGDVLLVAFAETLCGAVGDDGRVARLGGDEFAVLVAGPAGTADLVAQRVITAIQVPISEHGLLVHASVGIATAPAGAPVGGLLREADMAVHTAKQRGKGNWVRFTTDLEQPVYADARLGGDLRRALDAGEFRLLYQPIVDLRDRRVIGVEALVRWHHPQRGMIPPLEFIPAAERTGLIVPLGRFVLRETCRQAAAWLTEFGPDALEKVEPNVSVRQLHDPDFVADVRAALADSGLPAERLVLELTESAVLRGPRVSQVLHEVHDLGVRLALDDFGTGESSLSLLRAFPAAMVKLDKSFVDGIEVGRPGTPETDARQAVARAVRQLAGALGLEAVAEGIENEEQVRQLRRLGYTTGQGYHLGRPMEADRITELLAGQRRAAVA